A genomic segment from Nitrospiria bacterium encodes:
- a CDS encoding alkaline phosphatase family protein: MIVAESGPLVRASARRSLRFLLIAGMVLALQARPGTDAAASPSGGDPAASGLKKINHVVVIYQENWSFDGLYGKFPGADGIARAGDAAKQVMKNGRPYRTLPPPIDTNRNPPAPDPRFPKDLPVAPFDAGLFVRPDEKTGDLVHRFYQEQYQINGGRMNKFVAWSNAGGLVMSVYDLSDGPEGQLAKRFTIADRFFHAAFGGSFLNHIWLVCACTPRWPDAPAAEIVQLDEHGVLKKDGAVTPDGYAVNTVFPLNRPHPAGLADPKKLLPRQTMPTIGDRLSEKGISWTWYSGGWNDAMAGKPDKLFQYHHQPFNYFAAYADGTPAKAEHLRDVSDFLAALKNGTLPAVSFVKPLGPENEHPGYADLLQGQAYVKHLVDSIRGSPYWKETAVVITYDENGGRWDHVAPPVVDRWGPGTRVPAIIVSPYARRGFVDHTPYDTTSILKFIESRWDLKPLGPRDAEANDLLNAFDFSLKP; this comes from the coding sequence ATGATCGTCGCCGAGTCCGGACCCCTGGTCCGCGCCTCCGCGCGACGGAGCCTGCGTTTCCTCCTGATCGCCGGAATGGTTCTCGCGCTTCAGGCCCGTCCCGGTACGGATGCGGCCGCCTCCCCTTCCGGGGGCGACCCCGCGGCCTCCGGCCTGAAAAAGATCAACCATGTCGTCGTGATTTACCAGGAGAACTGGAGCTTCGACGGGCTGTACGGAAAGTTCCCCGGCGCGGACGGCATCGCCCGCGCGGGCGACGCGGCGAAGCAGGTGATGAAAAACGGCCGGCCTTATCGAACGCTGCCGCCGCCGATCGACACGAACCGGAATCCTCCGGCCCCCGACCCCCGCTTCCCAAAGGATCTTCCGGTGGCGCCGTTCGACGCGGGCCTGTTCGTCCGGCCCGACGAGAAGACCGGCGACCTGGTCCACCGCTTCTATCAGGAACAGTACCAGATCAACGGCGGACGGATGAACAAGTTCGTCGCCTGGAGCAATGCGGGGGGGCTCGTCATGAGCGTTTACGATCTCAGCGACGGCCCGGAAGGCCAGCTGGCCAAGCGGTTCACAATCGCGGACCGGTTCTTTCATGCCGCGTTCGGCGGGTCTTTCCTGAACCACATCTGGCTGGTCTGCGCCTGCACCCCCCGATGGCCCGATGCCCCGGCCGCCGAGATCGTTCAATTGGACGAACACGGCGTTCTCAAAAAGGACGGCGCCGTTACGCCCGACGGATACGCCGTCAATACCGTCTTTCCGCTCAACCGCCCCCATCCCGCCGGCCTTGCCGATCCGAAGAAGCTGTTGCCGCGCCAGACGATGCCGACCATCGGGGATCGCTTGAGCGAGAAGGGAATTTCCTGGACCTGGTATTCCGGCGGCTGGAACGACGCGATGGCCGGGAAACCCGATAAATTATTCCAGTACCATCATCAGCCGTTCAATTATTTCGCGGCCTACGCGGACGGCACGCCGGCCAAGGCCGAACATCTGCGCGACGTCTCGGACTTCCTCGCCGCCTTGAAGAACGGGACCTTGCCCGCGGTATCGTTCGTCAAGCCACTCGGCCCGGAGAACGAGCACCCCGGCTACGCCGACCTTCTGCAGGGCCAGGCCTACGTGAAGCACCTTGTGGATTCCATCCGGGGCAGCCCCTACTGGAAGGAGACCGCCGTCGTCATCACGTACGATGAAAACGGCGGGCGCTGGGATCACGTCGCGCCGCCCGTCGTCGATCGGTGGGGCCCCGGAACGCGCGTCCCGGCGATCATCGTCTCCCCGTACGCCAGGCGGGGCTTCGTGGATCACACGCCCTACGACACGACCTCGATCTTGAAGTTCATCGAATCCCGCTGGGACCTCAAGCCGCTCGGCCCGCGCGATGCGGAAGCCAACGACCTGCTCAACGCGTTCGACTTCTCCCTAAAACCGTAA
- a CDS encoding HD domain-containing phosphohydrolase — protein MDFHQDVLKELNKNITLSEKLESIHRVLKSRFPMIDRIAVAVYDAKTDLLKTFSHSSGPQAPLVRYEAKMGESRSLLEILETGMPRVINDLTVFGPSERMHTQRIAAEGYVSSYTMPMYINGTFFGFVFFNAREKNTLDPEVLHYLDVFGHLVSLTIINDLMTIRTMLATVKAARDISAHRDMETGAHLDRMSHYARLIAKELAERYGFDDEFIEHIFLFAPLHDIGKIGVPDAILRKPARLTEDEFETMKTHTQKGRQMIDAMLKDFGLDSFQHIDVMRNIAEYHHETIDGRGYPHGMKGDAIPIESKIIAVSDIFDALTSRRPYKTAWTNEEAFAMLRQLAGRQLDRDCVDALIKNAGRVEEIQKRFRENPFA, from the coding sequence ATGGATTTCCATCAGGACGTCTTAAAGGAACTCAATAAAAACATCACGCTCTCGGAGAAGCTGGAGTCGATTCATCGGGTTTTGAAGTCCAGGTTCCCGATGATCGACCGCATCGCCGTGGCCGTTTACGATGCCAAGACCGATCTGTTGAAAACCTTCAGCCACAGCAGCGGTCCGCAAGCCCCGCTGGTCCGTTACGAGGCCAAAATGGGCGAGTCGCGTTCCCTCCTGGAGATCCTGGAAACCGGGATGCCGCGCGTGATCAACGACCTGACGGTCTTCGGCCCCTCGGAACGGATGCACACCCAGCGGATCGCGGCCGAGGGGTACGTCTCCAGCTACACAATGCCGATGTACATCAACGGCACCTTCTTCGGTTTTGTCTTCTTCAACGCCCGCGAGAAAAACACCCTCGATCCCGAGGTGCTCCATTACCTGGACGTTTTCGGCCATCTCGTTTCCCTAACGATCATCAACGACCTCATGACGATTCGGACCATGCTGGCGACCGTCAAGGCCGCGCGTGACATCAGCGCCCACCGGGACATGGAAACGGGGGCCCACCTCGACCGGATGTCCCATTACGCCCGGCTGATCGCCAAGGAACTCGCCGAGCGCTACGGTTTCGACGATGAATTCATCGAGCACATTTTCTTGTTCGCCCCGCTGCACGACATCGGCAAAATCGGCGTGCCGGACGCCATCCTCCGGAAACCGGCCCGACTGACCGAGGATGAATTTGAAACGATGAAGACGCATACCCAGAAGGGCCGGCAAATGATCGACGCCATGTTGAAGGACTTCGGGCTTGATTCCTTTCAGCATATCGACGTGATGCGAAACATCGCCGAATACCACCATGAGACGATCGACGGACGGGGTTACCCGCACGGGATGAAGGGCGATGCGATCCCGATCGAGTCCAAGATCATCGCCGTGTCGGACATCTTCGACGCCCTCACCAGCCGCCGCCCTTACAAAACGGCCTGGACCAACGAGGAGGCCTTCGCGATGCTGCGCCAGCTCGCGGGGAGGCAGCTCGACAGGGACTGCGTGGACGCGCTGATCAAGAACGCCGGCCGGGTCGAAGAAATTCAAAAACGCTTCCGGGAAAACCCCTTCGCCTGA
- a CDS encoding tetratricopeptide repeat protein, whose translation MRTFAYYGMAVFLMAAFLFVPFRGIQAAEKKAEPALEVPASSPAAGHNSEGIKHYNMGVWKDAEMHFGEAVKADEKSAEAHYNHALALDKLGMHKEATAEFDEALKLAPDNKAIADSPILKAHLQKMKKMEKPMEKSNGGY comes from the coding sequence ATGCGTACGTTCGCATATTATGGCATGGCCGTGTTCCTGATGGCGGCATTCCTGTTCGTTCCGTTCCGGGGAATTCAGGCCGCCGAGAAGAAAGCGGAGCCGGCCCTAGAGGTTCCCGCCTCTTCACCGGCTGCCGGGCATAATTCGGAAGGAATCAAGCATTACAACATGGGCGTGTGGAAGGACGCCGAGATGCATTTCGGCGAGGCGGTCAAGGCCGACGAAAAATCGGCCGAGGCCCACTACAACCACGCACTCGCCTTGGACAAACTCGGCATGCACAAAGAGGCGACGGCGGAGTTCGATGAGGCGCTCAAGCTGGCCCCCGACAACAAAGCCATCGCCGACTCTCCGATCCTGAAGGCCCATCTGCAGAAAATGAAAAAGATGGAGAAGCCGATGGAGAAATCGAACGGAGGGTATTAG